The window atccaTATTGAAAAATTGCCGTTTTTTATGTATCCGTTGCGTTGAGTGTTGATGTCAGACCCAACGTTTGTTTCCACGAAGCTTCAACTTTTCCACTCTCACCCCCCAAAAAATGCTCTCTCTACTTAAACTTATTCAAAATATATCtatgaaaattattttcaaGCATCATCAAATAAACACCCAATTAACATGAGCTTCAAATTTTCAAAGATCAAAAGTATATTGTAttcagtttttttttaagaaaaaccttttattttgagtcTAGTAAATTTTGATATCTACTCATTTGATTTCTTataaaattctctctaaacttcttttttttcgaGCAAAGTCATTCCTGTTTTATCCCGGGGTGATGTGACAATATTAAGAACTATTTGCACTTTGAAAAGAGTCGTGAAACGTCTTAAAGAAAACGTGTTCAACAACTTAGCATTCATCTAACAACTTTTTGTTTTGCAGCTAAGCCATTATGTTCAAGCAACTACCGGTCTAAGTGTTATGTCTAAGTAACAACCAAGAAGGCTACTAGGATTGGTGTTTTGTCCAAACGACCATCTTCCAAACAATCTTCAACTAGCCGACCAATTTATTAGGCGACTAGGTTCCAAGCGTTTTTGTTctgggagtccaagattcaaatGCCTAACTATTGTTTCACTGTCTAGTACAAGTTTCAATAGCTCAATAACTCCGTtcacattgaaaaaaaaaaacctcccACAACTAATTAGTAAATATtatgaactaaaaaaaatatgtgcAAATTTATTCCAATCACATAGACTCTCTCTAACTTACAAACAAACACTCTCTCAAAACATTATACCACTAACTACCGTTGATATATCAAGTTTGACTTGCTCCATATTCAAATAATTTGTAACTAAAAAGCTATAAATCCATCTAGTCTAGTAGTGCTTTGGATCCTAACACTTCTTATACATTTTCAATATAGGACAACtgcttttttaaatatatatatattactaaaAACCTAACAAATTCTAAGTTGACAAAGATATTTGAAAAATCTTAGACTCTTGCTCTTGTTTCATCGAGAATCATAGTTGTTAACTTGGAGAGTTATGATCCACTCGATCATAAAAAAGTTTTTGACCATTTAGAATGACACCTTCCAAAGTCCTTTTCTTCTTCATACATGTCAATAAACACTATTATTTATAGGAATTTTAAATGTGGTAAATCAAATTTGCATCACCATTTTTTGTGTTTATATGTTAATGgtaatcataataatatttaaaGAAGTGGGGAGGAATAAGAAAGAAATGGTTTCTAAGTGAGTGAGATAGAGAGTTGAGGGAAGGGAAATAAAAGCAATAAGGTAAAAGTAACTCATGAGTTTGATGTTAGACGAGCCCACTCGAAGATTGGAAAAGTATGTTGTGGTTTAGGGTTACCTCTACTCACATAAAATATGTATCATCAATTTAGTAGTTAGAGATTTAATTTTTCTCGATACTattaaaaaacaagaaaaaagatCTTGCGAATCTGTCGAACTTAAACATAAACAACATAATGTTTAAGTATCTTTATTCTTTATCTAGATTATTCTAATTTAGTTAGAATTTCATGATAGTTTACCGAGATGAAAATAcactaaagaaaaagaaaaagctatataaaaactaataacaataataataataataataaaagatttagaaagttattgtaaatgacaaaattgctgaaaatatttacaaatgtaGTAAAATTTCATAATGACAAAAATTAATGAACAAGATAAAGTataaaattttatcatttttgtaaatatttcgttttatttgttatttctaaaaGAAATCTAAAAAGATCCAATCTTAATAATTaagataaaaaatttaaataataatataacctaattaattaataaattaaatggAGGGATTAGAGCGTTTGGAATTAATATCTTTTAATTATTGTGTTAAacaagcaaagaaaaaaaaaatatagaattgTACAATATCTATCCAATCCACCTCTTCAATTTAAATTAGAATATTCCAAAGAACAAAAAAGggtaaattaattaaacaaaattaaattaagacccaaagaaaaaggaattaaagaaaataaaaggaaggTGAGAGGATGGTGACTTGGGGGACAATTAACAAATCAGCCAAATAAATGAGACTgagagggaaaaaagaaaaaaagaacagctCACCTCAACCAATAGGAAATTAGggtatctttttttttccttttaaattaaagaaaaaatatccaaaaatgaaaaaactttagagttaaaataccattttatcCCTTGCTTTCCAACTACTTCAATTTTAACCTCATActagattaatttttttttaaaaaaatattattggtaTTAAACCGATTTTAACAAGAAAAtaactttaaaatattaaacatcGGATTTATTAGGTAAATTTTTGTTGACATGTTAGATATTTTTATCGatattactatatatatatacatatatttataatttatatagaCTCAATATCAAAATTAAAGAAGAATTAACTTTTCCATAATATCAAAAATTAACATCATATACGATAAATATAAGGAAAAATGTAAATACAATATAGAAATAAATATGATAAATGTTTGATCAAcgtaaaatatttatttactaatttatatatttttattttatattattttttaaaatattcatgaACTCTAACGTCATAGATTGTGACTTTTCatgggaagaaaataaaaaacttaaaattagacatttgaaaataaaaaaaaaaaaatcttaaatcttaaaattaaaaaattaaaaaaaaataaaacttgaaaataaaatagaaaacatGTGAGAGTAAAAATGTAAATTTTGTTATagaaaaaatgttattgaaaatGAGGGGGGCAAAATGGgtatttggaatttaatttaatttatttgaatggaagaagaaagtgaaaaagtcaaaagtcaaataTTCAGACGCGCTGCGTATAAAGCTCCGATGAATACACGCGTCTTCCTGTTCGATGAGCGTTTTGGTCTATGTTGTCTGTTCGTTCAATTCAATCTCCCTCAGTCTCATCCAATCCCTAATTTTTCTGCTTCagtttcttcctttctttcccAATTacctgaattttttttttccaattttctaTCTTTAGAACCTCAAATTTAAACTTCCCCACTTCTCCATTTCCCCTTTGGTTCTTCCTGTTTCTGTGAGAATCcaattcccccccccccccccccttttctTGCCCTTCTTAAATCCCCTCTAggtttcttcttcctctcctcCTCGGATCAATCGTCCCTCATTTTCTTGTTCTTCACAAGGCGACAGATCCCCGAAGCCTCTCCCAGGGTTCGTGTGGACTTTAATTTCAATTGCCTTTTTAGTTCTTTGGTAAATTTTATATTTCTTGATCCATTTTGGGCGGAAATGGGTCGCTagcctttttcatttttatttttattattatcgctactattgttttttttttcctctcttggAGGTTACGTTACTTCATTGATCGTCTTGTTTCTCTGCTTTCTGATGGTCTTTGAATCTAGAACTATGGCTATGTTGATGTGATTTCTTGTCCCTTTTGTTCTTTTGAGTTTTGAAGCCCTAGTTTTGGCCTTTTGATTTAATCCCTTCTTCAAAATGTCGTCTACGGGTGTCATTGCTCTTTGTCCGGCTCGCAATGAGCATTTAGTTTCTCATAAACGTCTAATTACTCCATCTGCTTTGCAATCTAACGAGTCGATTTGGATATATGTTTCTGTTTCGGGCTCGATGAGTCCCATGCCCATCTTTGCGTCGGAATCCATTGAATCTGTGAAGTTGAGGATCCAATCTTGCAAAGGATTTGTGGTGAAGAAACAGAAGTTAGTTTGTGGAGGTCGAGAATTGTCTCGGAATAATTCGTTAGTTCGCGATTATGGTGTTACGGATGGAAATGTGTTGCATTTGGTGCTTAGATTATCAGATCTTCAGGTCATCAATGTCAAGACTTATTGTGGGAAAGAGTTTACCTTCCATGTGGAGCGGGATAGAGATGTTGCGTATGTAAAAGAGAAGATTGCTACGAAGGTAAAGGATTTTGTGGACGTTGTTGATGAGCATGAAGTAGTGTGTGATGGAAAGCCACTAGATGATCATAGCCTTGTAGACGATATTTGTAATAGGCAGGATGCAGTCATACATTTGTTTGTTCGGAAGTCTGCAAAAGTACGGGGCAAACCCGTTGATAAGAACTTTGAGCTCTCTATTGTGGCATCAAATTTCGAAGAACAGTGTAAATCTGAGTTTTCTAGGGAAAATAACCAGAAGGTATACAAAGAGGATAAGGAAGCTTATAGGACAAAGTATGAATATGACAAAGAAATTGCACCAAGAAGGCCGTATCCCAATGGAGGTAGTGTTTTGGAGCCCATTGTGGTTAACCCTAAGGTTGAATTACCAATACCCATTTGGGATATGGTGAACTCTACTGTAGATGGCTTAGACTGTGGGCATTTTCCAGTTAGGTCTTTGGAGGGAACTGGTGGAGCATATCTTATGTTAGACCGGTCAGGAAAGAAGTATGTATCTGTTTTTAAGCCAATCGATGAGGAGCCAATGGCCTTAAACAATCCACGGGGCCTTCCATTGTCATTAGACGGTGAAGGGTTAAAGAAAGGAACCAAAGTTGGAGAAGGAGCATTTAGGGAAGTTGCAGCTTACCTATTAGATCATCCAATAAGTGGACGGCGTTCAATGTTTGGTGACAAGAATGGCTTTGCTGGCGTTCCTCCTACAGCATTAGTGAAGTGCCTTCATGATGGGTTCAACCATCCTAGTGATAAGTCAGTTAAAATTGGTTCCTTGCAGATGTTCATGGAAAATAATGGCAGTTGTGAGGATTTTGGTGCTGGTGCTTTCTCTACCAAGGAGGTGCACAAAATTTCTGTTTTGGATATTAGATTGGCAAATGCAGATAGACATGCTGGAAATATTCTATtgggaaaagaaagagaaggggGTCAAACTGTGCTTATTCCAATCGATCATGGATACTGCTTGCCAACAAGTGTAAGTTTTCTTTACTCACTGTTCATTGcatattttaaatttggttaaattatatatatatatgtgaaagGCCCTTGAATGTTGTCATTTGTTTCAAAAACCCCTGCACTTTAAATGGTAAAAATATGTATATTGCCCTTCAACTTTCACAAACGTTTCAAATATAATCTTGGAgttgaaatttttaaaaaaatttggatgAAAATTGAGAAATGTTGTGGACCTAAAAAGAAACTTCAGATCATCACCATTCTGAGTCTCGATTTCGATTTGAAATACTAATGATTTCTATTCCAATGGTAGTTTTGAATGGTTATGAAAGTTCAAGGTAATATTGCGATTTTTTAAAGTGTGGCGGTATTTTTGACAAGGGCAAATTCAAGGGTATTTGTTAATTTAACCTTTAAATTTTCATGAGCTGAAGAATATTAGACTCATTCTTATGCTGAAATTTGTTGGTTGGAACTTAATTTATTCAGGGAGATTTCCATAGACTTTTTCGAATTAGCCTTACTCATATTCCATCAAAACGTATCTGAGTTGATATTCTCTGTCGTTTCAGTTTGAAGATTGTACATTTGAC is drawn from Cucumis melo cultivar AY chromosome 11, USDA_Cmelo_AY_1.0, whole genome shotgun sequence and contains these coding sequences:
- the LOC103498938 gene encoding phosphatidylinositol 4-kinase gamma 4, which encodes MSSTGVIALCPARNEHLVSHKRLITPSALQSNESIWIYVSVSGSMSPMPIFASESIESVKLRIQSCKGFVVKKQKLVCGGRELSRNNSLVRDYGVTDGNVLHLVLRLSDLQVINVKTYCGKEFTFHVERDRDVAYVKEKIATKVKDFVDVVDEHEVVCDGKPLDDHSLVDDICNRQDAVIHLFVRKSAKVRGKPVDKNFELSIVASNFEEQCKSEFSRENNQKVYKEDKEAYRTKYEYDKEIAPRRPYPNGGSVLEPIVVNPKVELPIPIWDMVNSTVDGLDCGHFPVRSLEGTGGAYLMLDRSGKKYVSVFKPIDEEPMALNNPRGLPLSLDGEGLKKGTKVGEGAFREVAAYLLDHPISGRRSMFGDKNGFAGVPPTALVKCLHDGFNHPSDKSVKIGSLQMFMENNGSCEDFGAGAFSTKEVHKISVLDIRLANADRHAGNILLGKEREGGQTVLIPIDHGYCLPTSFEDCTFDWLYWPQSQQPYDAETLDYINSLDAEEDIALLKFHGWDLPLECARTLRISTMLLKKGAKRGLTPFDIGSFMCRETLTKKSMIEECVEEAMDSLVPGTSEATFLESVYEIMDRRLDQIAASLS